The Vespula vulgaris chromosome 2, iyVesVulg1.1, whole genome shotgun sequence genome has a segment encoding these proteins:
- the LOC127061482 gene encoding deoxycytidylate deaminase isoform X2, producing the protein MSADTTLHSDERSLNCKRSTYMDWDEYFMAVAFLVSKRSKDPVTRVGACIVDNENRIVGVGYNGMPRGCSDDIFPWKKKSDNKLDEKKLYVCHAEINAILNKNSNKLKNCKMYVGLFPCNECAKVIIQSGLKKIIYMSDKYNFKIKTIAAKRMFDAANVKYIRYIPKNNKIVIDFNEINHIPNMKNLESALVETSCDKQNHNDNDCDESTLSLKNDKSSTNAEKIDDANEEQNLTEMKSLMK; encoded by the exons atgagtGCGGATACAACCTTACATTCAGACGAACG caGTCTCAATTGCAAAAGATCAACGTACATGGATTGGGATGAATATTTTATGGCTGTAGCATTTTTAGTTTCAAAGCGTAGTAAAGATCCAGTTACTCGTGTAGGAGCCTGTATAGTcgataatgaaaatagaataGTAGGTGTCGGATACAATGGTATGCCCAGAGGTTGTAGCGATGATATATTTCCTTGGAAAAAGAAGTctgataataaattagatgaaaaaaaactATATG TATGTCATGCCGAAATTAAtgctattttaaataaaaattctaataaattgAAGAATTGTAAGATGTACGTAGGTCTCTTTCCATGTAATGAATGTGCAAAAGTAATTATTCAATCTGGactgaagaaaattatttatatgtcagataaatataattttaaaattaaaactatAGCAGCGAAAAGAATGTTTGATGCTGCAAATGTTAAGTACAT aCGATATATAccaaaaaacaataaaattgtgattgattttaatgaaattaatcacattccaaatatgaaaaatttagaaTCTGCCCTTGTTGAGACTAGTTGCGACAAACAGAATCATAATGATAACGACTGTGATGAATCaactttatcattaaaaaatgataaaagttcGACGAATGCAGAGAAAATTGATGATGCGAACGAAGAACAAAATTTAACTGAAATGAAAAGTTTAATGaaatag
- the LOC127061482 gene encoding deoxycytidylate deaminase isoform X1, with translation MTIHLFLQNYYNIYQIDKTIIYLLHIHTHPHTTHTYSSLNCKRSTYMDWDEYFMAVAFLVSKRSKDPVTRVGACIVDNENRIVGVGYNGMPRGCSDDIFPWKKKSDNKLDEKKLYVCHAEINAILNKNSNKLKNCKMYVGLFPCNECAKVIIQSGLKKIIYMSDKYNFKIKTIAAKRMFDAANVKYIRYIPKNNKIVIDFNEINHIPNMKNLESALVETSCDKQNHNDNDCDESTLSLKNDKSSTNAEKIDDANEEQNLTEMKSLMK, from the exons ATGACAATACatctttttttgcaaaattattacaatatttatcaaattgataaaacaataatttatttattacacatacacacacatccacacacaacacacacatacagcaGTCTCAATTGCAAAAGATCAACGTACATGGATTGGGATGAATATTTTATGGCTGTAGCATTTTTAGTTTCAAAGCGTAGTAAAGATCCAGTTACTCGTGTAGGAGCCTGTATAGTcgataatgaaaatagaataGTAGGTGTCGGATACAATGGTATGCCCAGAGGTTGTAGCGATGATATATTTCCTTGGAAAAAGAAGTctgataataaattagatgaaaaaaaactATATG TATGTCATGCCGAAATTAAtgctattttaaataaaaattctaataaattgAAGAATTGTAAGATGTACGTAGGTCTCTTTCCATGTAATGAATGTGCAAAAGTAATTATTCAATCTGGactgaagaaaattatttatatgtcagataaatataattttaaaattaaaactatAGCAGCGAAAAGAATGTTTGATGCTGCAAATGTTAAGTACAT aCGATATATAccaaaaaacaataaaattgtgattgattttaatgaaattaatcacattccaaatatgaaaaatttagaaTCTGCCCTTGTTGAGACTAGTTGCGACAAACAGAATCATAATGATAACGACTGTGATGAATCaactttatcattaaaaaatgataaaagttcGACGAATGCAGAGAAAATTGATGATGCGAACGAAGAACAAAATTTAACTGAAATGAAAAGTTTAATGaaatag
- the LOC127061482 gene encoding deoxycytidylate deaminase isoform X3, translated as MSADTTLHSDERLNCKRSTYMDWDEYFMAVAFLVSKRSKDPVTRVGACIVDNENRIVGVGYNGMPRGCSDDIFPWKKKSDNKLDEKKLYVCHAEINAILNKNSNKLKNCKMYVGLFPCNECAKVIIQSGLKKIIYMSDKYNFKIKTIAAKRMFDAANVKYIRYIPKNNKIVIDFNEINHIPNMKNLESALVETSCDKQNHNDNDCDESTLSLKNDKSSTNAEKIDDANEEQNLTEMKSLMK; from the exons atgagtGCGGATACAACCTTACATTCAGACGAACG TCTCAATTGCAAAAGATCAACGTACATGGATTGGGATGAATATTTTATGGCTGTAGCATTTTTAGTTTCAAAGCGTAGTAAAGATCCAGTTACTCGTGTAGGAGCCTGTATAGTcgataatgaaaatagaataGTAGGTGTCGGATACAATGGTATGCCCAGAGGTTGTAGCGATGATATATTTCCTTGGAAAAAGAAGTctgataataaattagatgaaaaaaaactATATG TATGTCATGCCGAAATTAAtgctattttaaataaaaattctaataaattgAAGAATTGTAAGATGTACGTAGGTCTCTTTCCATGTAATGAATGTGCAAAAGTAATTATTCAATCTGGactgaagaaaattatttatatgtcagataaatataattttaaaattaaaactatAGCAGCGAAAAGAATGTTTGATGCTGCAAATGTTAAGTACAT aCGATATATAccaaaaaacaataaaattgtgattgattttaatgaaattaatcacattccaaatatgaaaaatttagaaTCTGCCCTTGTTGAGACTAGTTGCGACAAACAGAATCATAATGATAACGACTGTGATGAATCaactttatcattaaaaaatgataaaagttcGACGAATGCAGAGAAAATTGATGATGCGAACGAAGAACAAAATTTAACTGAAATGAAAAGTTTAATGaaatag